One Thermodesulfovibrionales bacterium genomic window, CCTATGAAGAGTTTGAAGTGATTGACAAGATCAACGTGGTCCCAATGCTCGACCTGGCATGGAATCTTCTGCTGGTATTTATGATTACGGTAACAGCGAGCGTGCAGAGTATCAGCGTCAACCTTCCAAAGGCGAGTGCTGCGGCAGGCCAGGTCAAGGCATCAACAAAGGCGATCACAATCACTGCAGAGGGGATAATCTATCTCGACAGCTATCCGGTCTCCATTGAAGAACTGGAGAGCAGGCTCAGGCAGTATAAGGCCGAGGATCCTAATATCCCGGTAGTGGTCCGGGGGGATGAAAACGTATTGTACAAGAATGTCGTCGAGGTCCTTGACATCCTCCAGAGGCTTGATATTAATCAACTGGGAATTGTGACGAAGAGGCTCGTTAAGTGAGGCTTACGAAAAAGCATGCGATGCGAAGCAGCAGCTCGAACCTCCAGGCGTCGAATCAAACATTTCAATCAACCGGCCCCATCGGCAGTGAGCCGTTGAGGGCCAGAGGGTTTGGTCGTTGGGTCGTTGGATTTGGATAGCAATCGATATCTGCGCCTCTGGTTGTTGATTTGGGTATGAGACATGTACGACAAACCGGAAACAAAACCGCCTGTGCCATGGAGTCTCATTGCGGTGATTCTTGTGATTGCGGGCGCCGCTGTCTATTTCGTCATAAACGAACTGTCCGATAACAGCCCCCGGGAAAAGAGTCGTGTAGCTGCCGTGACGTTAGTGAAGCCGCCGCTGAACCCGCCATCAAAGCCACCGCTTTCAGTCCGGCCAAAGGAAAAGGCATCGGGAATCGAGCGCGTCCCAAAAGAGGAAGATAGCAGCAATCAGGGAATGCAGGTGGAGGGGAAGGTCCTCGGGAAGGCCGGCGCCCAGGACGGAACGCGTGCAGCGGACAGCAGGGGCGCACATGTCGAAGGTGGCGGCAGAGGAGGCTCTGATGCGCCGGGTGTCGAAGGCGGGGGCAAAGAGAGTTCTGATGCGCCGGCGGGCGACACACTGGGCATGGATGTCGAAGGCGGAGCAGGCGGTGACAGCTTCGGTCTCGTCGGGAGAAAAGGGGGCAGAAGTATTCTTGCCAAGGTCGGAAGCCCGAAAGGAGGCGGAAGCTCAAAGTGGGACGGCACGGTCCCTCTTCTGACAAAGTTCGCCGGCTATATCAATATCATGACGGCAGAAATCAAAGAGCAGGTCGTTA contains:
- a CDS encoding biopolymer transporter ExbD produces the protein MMDNPIDNPYEEFEVIDKINVVPMLDLAWNLLLVFMITVTASVQSISVNLPKASAAAGQVKASTKAITITAEGIIYLDSYPVSIEELESRLRQYKAEDPNIPVVVRGDENVLYKNVVEVLDILQRLDINQLGIVTKRLVK
- a CDS encoding TonB family protein — its product is MYDKPETKPPVPWSLIAVILVIAGAAVYFVINELSDNSPREKSRVAAVTLVKPPLNPPSKPPLSVRPKEKASGIERVPKEEDSSNQGMQVEGKVLGKAGAQDGTRAADSRGAHVEGGGRGGSDAPGVEGGGKESSDAPAGDTLGMDVEGGAGGDSFGLVGRKGGRSILAKVGSPKGGGSSKWDGTVPLLTKFAGYINIMTAEIKEQVVKRLDAEGGIPQGNLQCIIRVSIDKNGKIISHRITSTSGNIGMDQAIMNALRSYRFRARPPESMPRTMDIMVT